The following coding sequences are from one Candidatus Borkfalkia ceftriaxoniphila window:
- the tsf gene encoding translation elongation factor Ts codes for MAITASDVNALRQKTGVGMMDCKKALTEANGDMDKAVEILREKGMATAAKKAGRIAAEGIVDSYIHMGGKVGVLVEVNCETDFVARGDQFKELVHDIALQIAAAKPEYITKEEVPQEVLDKEKEILKVQAMNEGKPEAIAEKMVQGRIKKYYEDFCLLEQPFVKDTSKTIGTLITEAVAAIGEKITVRRFARFEMGEGLEKKKDDLAEEVEKQVSKMKG; via the coding sequence ATGGCAATCACAGCAAGCGACGTAAACGCGCTGCGTCAGAAGACGGGCGTTGGCATGATGGACTGCAAAAAGGCCTTGACCGAAGCGAACGGCGACATGGACAAGGCAGTGGAGATCCTGCGCGAGAAAGGCATGGCGACCGCGGCGAAAAAAGCGGGACGCATCGCGGCGGAAGGCATCGTCGACAGTTATATCCATATGGGCGGCAAAGTGGGCGTGCTCGTAGAAGTCAACTGCGAGACCGACTTCGTTGCGAGGGGCGACCAGTTCAAAGAGTTGGTGCACGATATCGCCTTGCAGATCGCGGCGGCGAAACCCGAATATATCACCAAGGAAGAAGTTCCCCAGGAAGTTCTGGATAAAGAAAAAGAAATCCTGAAAGTGCAGGCGATGAACGAGGGCAAGCCCGAAGCGATCGCCGAAAAGATGGTGCAGGGCAGGATCAAGAAATATTACGAAGATTTCTGCCTGTTGGAGCAGCCTTTCGTAAAGGATACTTCCAAGACCATCGGCACGCTCATTACCGAGGCGGTCGCCGCCATCGGCGAAAAGATCACGGTGAGACGCTTTGCCCGTTTCGAAATGGGCGAGGGCCTCGAAAAGAAAAAGGACGACCTCGCGGAGGAAGTCGAAAAACAAGTTTCCAAGATGAAAGGTTAA
- a CDS encoding DUF1292 domain-containing protein produces MSKDKQMHDEECDCCEEDVNIVDLVDDEGKVHKCYHIGTIEYKNGWYAFFQPADEEEDDEDSVTILQIVGEEGEEELVPVEDDKLLDEVFEEFCRIMEEDEDADEAASLDTEFEEGCGCGCVHHDHKHPKEDK; encoded by the coding sequence ATGAGCAAAGACAAACAAATGCACGACGAAGAGTGCGACTGCTGCGAGGAGGACGTCAATATCGTCGATCTCGTGGACGACGAAGGAAAGGTTCATAAATGCTATCACATCGGTACGATCGAGTATAAGAACGGCTGGTATGCCTTCTTTCAGCCCGCCGACGAAGAGGAGGACGACGAGGATTCCGTCACCATTTTGCAGATCGTGGGCGAAGAGGGCGAAGAAGAACTCGTACCCGTCGAGGACGACAAACTTCTGGACGAGGTATTCGAAGAGTTCTGCCGTATCATGGAAGAGGACGAGGACGCGGACGAGGCGGCAAGTCTCGACACCGAATTCGAAGAGGGCTGCGGCTGCGGTTGCGTACATCACGACCACAAGCATCCCAAGGAAGACAAATAA
- the rpsB gene encoding 30S ribosomal protein S2 produces the protein MAVITMKQLLEAGVHFGHQTRKWNPKMKKYIFAARNDIHIIDLQLTVGLIEQAYSFVADSVKAGKSVLFVGTKKQAQEAIKEEAQRCGQFYINSRWLGGTLTNFKTIRSRIDRLNKLNKMEESGEFDLLPKKEVLGLKKEMEKLENNLGGIKDMKGLPGVMFIVDPHNEDIAVQEARKLNIPTVAITDTNCDPDLIDYVIPGNDDAIRAVKLISSVIANAVIEANQGETMDVALAAEKEEAAPESIEEVVEAAAAADAE, from the coding sequence ATGGCAGTCATCACAATGAAACAGCTTCTCGAAGCGGGCGTGCACTTCGGTCACCAGACGCGTAAATGGAACCCCAAGATGAAGAAGTACATCTTCGCGGCGAGAAACGACATTCACATCATCGATCTGCAACTTACGGTCGGCCTCATCGAGCAGGCGTATTCGTTCGTCGCGGATTCCGTGAAAGCGGGCAAGAGCGTGCTGTTCGTCGGCACCAAGAAGCAGGCGCAGGAAGCCATCAAGGAAGAGGCGCAGCGCTGCGGTCAGTTCTATATCAATTCCCGCTGGCTCGGCGGCACGCTGACCAACTTCAAGACCATCCGTTCGAGAATCGACCGTCTCAATAAACTCAACAAGATGGAAGAGTCGGGCGAATTCGATCTTCTTCCCAAAAAGGAAGTTCTCGGCCTCAAAAAAGAGATGGAAAAACTGGAAAACAATCTCGGCGGCATCAAGGACATGAAGGGCCTGCCCGGCGTCATGTTCATCGTCGATCCCCATAACGAAGACATCGCGGTGCAGGAAGCGAGAAAACTCAACATTCCCACCGTCGCGATCACCGATACCAACTGCGATCCCGACCTCATCGACTACGTGATCCCCGGTAACGACGACGCGATCCGCGCGGTCAAACTCATCTCTTCGGTCATCGCCAACGCGGTCATCGAGGCGAACCAAGGCGAGACCATGGACGTTGCGCTTGCCGCCGAAAAGGAGGAAGCCGCGCCCGAATCCATCGAAGAAGTCGTGGAAGCGGCTGCTGCCGCGGATGCGGAATAA
- the pyrH gene encoding UMP kinase produces the protein MKTDLKPKYKRIVLKLSGEALAGDKGFGLDEEIIAGVVDQLIRVHDMGVEIGIVIGGGNFWRGRQGTSMDRTTADHMGMLATVINSLALQDAIEQKGVPTRVQTALNMVSVAEPFILRKALRHFELGRIVIFACGTGNPYCSTDTGAALRACEINADILLLAKNVDGIYDDDPKTNPDAKKIDRITHMEVINRGLKAMDTTAITMCMDNDVPVLAFALSEKDAIVRAIAGEQTGTLITNEN, from the coding sequence ATGAAAACAGATTTAAAACCCAAGTATAAGAGGATCGTTTTAAAACTTTCGGGCGAGGCGCTCGCGGGAGATAAGGGCTTCGGGCTGGACGAAGAGATCATCGCCGGCGTCGTCGATCAGCTCATCCGCGTACACGATATGGGCGTGGAGATCGGCATCGTCATCGGCGGCGGTAATTTCTGGCGCGGCCGTCAGGGCACCAGCATGGACCGCACCACCGCGGATCACATGGGAATGCTCGCTACCGTCATCAACTCGCTCGCCTTGCAGGACGCGATCGAGCAGAAGGGCGTTCCCACCCGCGTGCAGACCGCGCTCAATATGGTCAGCGTGGCGGAACCCTTTATCCTTCGCAAAGCCCTCAGGCACTTCGAACTGGGCAGGATCGTCATTTTCGCCTGCGGCACGGGCAATCCCTACTGTTCTACCGATACGGGCGCTGCGCTGCGCGCCTGCGAGATCAACGCGGATATCCTGCTTTTAGCCAAGAACGTGGACGGGATCTACGACGACGATCCCAAGACCAACCCCGATGCGAAGAAGATCGACCGCATCACGCATATGGAAGTCATCAATCGCGGACTGAAAGCCATGGACACCACGGCGATCACGATGTGTATGGATAACGACGTGCCCGTTCTGGCGTTCGCGCTCTCCGAAAAGGACGCGATCGTGCGCGCGATCGCTGGCGAACAGACGGGAACGCTCATCACCAACGAAAATTAA